DNA sequence from the Lynx canadensis isolate LIC74 chromosome B2, mLynCan4.pri.v2, whole genome shotgun sequence genome:
AATCTGCTATCTGGAAACGGAGAGAGTCTGATGGCAGACTCAGGTGGAGAAGCAGAGCCTGGGTCTCTCATGAGAACCTCAAAGAGGTACTGATGTAGATCCAAGTGGATTGCGTCTTTCAGCTATTACAAAGGCAGAGACAAATCCTCTTGAAAGAAAAtatcctcagggtgcctgggtggctcagtcagttgagcttccgactcttgatttcggctcaggtcatgatctcaggggcatgggcatcaagccctgcatcaggctccatgctaagtgtggagcctgcttaagattctctctctctccctctgcccctctccccagctcatgtgttccctctcctctctctctctcaatctcaaaaaaataattaattaaaaaataaaattactgaaaaaagaaaaatatcctcaATCCCATTTTAGGCCCATATGACTCCCCCTGATCATAAGAGCAGGCAATCAACTCAAAGATCATCAGACacataagaaaggaaaaactacCATAAGAATCAGTATAGATAGTAAGCAATGGACTTAGACCTGCAAAGATTGCCAACATCAGAACTATCAGATACACAGTGGTTGTGCATTCTGTATGAAACATTCAAAGAAGCTAAAAATATAGACACAAAGATGACCACTCAACAAGATTAGGAATGGGCTGGTGAGGTGCCCCCCgattctaaactttttttttttatttatttttttaacgtttatttatttttttgagacagagagagacagagcatgaacaggggaggagcagagagagaggaagacacagaatccgaagcaggctccaggctctgagctgtcagcacagagcccgacgcggggctcgaactcacggaccgtgagatcatgacctgagccgaagtcggacgcttaaccgaccaagccacccaggcgccccctgattctAAACTTTTAAGAATTTAGATAAAATAAGCTAAAACTATGTAAAGCAAAATTTGATAGAACTACAGTAAAAAAGTGACAAGTCTACAAATTTCAAAGCATCTCTTTCAACTACTGATAAGtacacgcaaaaaaaaaaaaaatcattaaagatgTAGATAATTTGAACAATACAATTAAAAAGCTTGGATCTCCACACTGAGCAATTACAGAATACACATCCTTCTCAACCATGCATGGAGCATTTATAAAAGTTGATCATGTACTAGGCCACAAGTGAATCTAAACAAATTTCCAAAACTCAgtaccaaaaaaccccacattctCTACCCACAATGTAATTAAGTtagacattaatttaaaaaaaaaaaaaaaacctttgataaACAAGAAAAccagttttggaaattttaaaatactcctCCAAAAATCTCATGgatctaaagaagaaataattgaaatattaaaattcttagaaCTGACTTATTTCAAAAATGCTACATATTTAAACCTACAGAATTCAATAAAAGCAGTACTTTGAGggaatttcattgttttaaatcttCGGAAATGCTTTGTTGGCAAGTTCTATGAAACTTTCAAGGAAGAGATCATTTCAACCTTAAACTCtttcagaatagaaagaaagaaggcatatTTCCTTTCTACCTCCTCCTCCGAATCCAGTATGACTCTGGTAccaaaaccatacaaagacagtacaaggaaagaaaatcaatggcCAGTATCACCTatggacaaagaaacaaaaattctaaatgaatTAGATCAAATCCAGAATGGTTtaacattcttgttttttttttaattttttaacgtttatttatttttgagagacagaacacaaacaggggaggggcagagagaggggggagacacagactccgaagcaggctccaggctccaagctgtcagcacagagcccgatgtggggctcaaactcacaaaccgtgagatcatgacctgagctgaagttggacgcttaaccaactgagccactcaggtgcccttaacattcttttcttttttttttttcttaagttttttttaatgtttatttatttttgagagagagagagagagcacgagcatgagtggtggaggggcagagagagagggagacacagatccaaggcaggctccagattctgagctgtcagcacagagtccgacatggggtttgaactcacgaactgtgagatttatgacctgagccgacgtcagacacttaaccaaccaagccacccagaagcctctGGCAAGGTTTAACATTCTGAAGTCTACAAATGTCATAAACCATAAAACTGATATGAAGAAAAACCATGTAATTACCTCAACCACTGCAGAAAAAGCCGTTCTTGattaaaaattcaacacccattcatgctTTTAATAGACAGTAACTTCTGGCCTACTACAAATTAAACAccaaagtgttggtgaggatgtagagaaaaatgaaccctcgtgcactgctggtagaaatgcaaactggtgcagccacggtggaaaacagtatggagggtcctcaaaaaattaaaaatagaattaccatatgatccagtaattccactactgggcatttacccaaagaaaacaaaaacactaatttgaaaagataatatgcacccctatatttatcgcagccttatttacaacagccaagatatggaaataaccaaagtgtctatcaacagatgaaagGACAAGGAATATACATTGGAATATCAGCcataaaaacgaatgaaatcctgccatttgcaataacatggaagGACCCTGAATGTATAATGCTagctgaaataagtcagtcagaaaaaggcaaataccatatgtgatttcacacatatgtggaacttaagaaacaaaacaaagtcaaaaaaagagacaaaccaaaaagtagactcttaaacacagagaacaaacctGGTTGCCAGAGGGATGGAGAGTAGGGGGAAGGGTGAAATAGATTAAGGAAGTTcaaagtacacttatcttgataagcactgagacatgtattgaatcattatattgtacacctgaaactaatataacactgtatgttaattatgcttgaatttttaaaaatgaagtaattattgataggtaatgAAAAACTAGTAATGATAATAACTCTTGGCATGCTAGGGATTGAAAGGAATTTTCTCAACCTGAGAAAGGGTAACTATAAAAAGCCTACAGCAATGTTACCCTTAATGGggaaatgatgaaaacattccttttaaaactaagaaaagatAAGGGTTCTCACTGTCATCACTTCTACTCAACTATTCAGCTTTGTGTGGAGGTACTAGCCAGTACAGGAGGAGAATAAAGACAtaagaaattaaagacttaagGATTAGAAAGGAATAACTAAAACTGTCATATCTACATAGAAACACGCACACACTACCTCcagaaatgtttagaaataaaaagttaaggaGGTGGCTTTGTATATGGttgatacacaaaaatcaatagcatttcttttttgtttaaatacatctttaagtttatttatttatttgtctatttagagagagagcatgcgcacgtgagcaggggagggacagagtgagagagagcatcccaaacaggctccacactgtcagcacagagctccatgtgaggctccatcccacaaaccaggagatcacgtgagccgaaatcaagagtcagacacttggggcacctgggtggctcagtcggttaagcgtctgacctcggctcaagtcatgatctggaggttcgtgagatccagccctgcgtcgggctctgtgctgacagctgaaagcctggagcctgctttggattctgtgtctccctctctctctgcccctcccctgctcgtgctctgcctctctctcaaaaataaataaacattaaaaaaaagagtgtgacacttacccaactgagccacccaggcaccctcaagaGCATTTCTACACGGCAATTCAAACAacaagaaaatttcttttaaaaatgataaatatttaagtaacaagtttatttaaaaggcaaattcTAAAAGAACAGATCAGGAAGTCTGaacaatttgaaaggaaaaaagttagCAATTATTCCTAGTACTCCTAGTAATTATTCCTGAATGTGGGTTTATTCCTAACAGGAATAACTACAGTAACAACTCCCAGTACACTAGGGATTGAAAGGAATTTTcttaacctgataaagggcatttaCAAAAacacagcagcattattcctaaTGGGAAAGTGATGAAAGCAttccttttaaaatcaggaacaggacaggggtTCTCACTATTGCACACTATTCAATTGTTCAACATTGTCAGAGAGGTCCTAGCCAGAACAGTAAAAGATCAAAGATGTAAGAAATTAAACACAGAGAATTAGAGAGGATTTATTTACTCCTAGTAGGATGAAATCTATATATTACACCTACCTAGGAATAACTGACAAAAGATCTGCAACGTCTTTGtgttgaaaattataaaaggttatgaaaagacattaaagacagggggcgcctgggtggctcagttggttgagcgtccaactcttgatttcagtgcaggtcatggtctcacagtttgtgagatcaagccctgcaatgggctctgcactagcagcttggagccagcttggaattctctctctcctttctctctgcccctcccttgcttgctgtctctctctgtctctcaaaataaataaacactaaaaacaaaaagttaaaaaaaaaaaaagacattaaagaataTCCTTAAAAATGGGGagcccatgttcatggatgaGACGTTTCAATACCATAACTATCAATTCTTCCAAACTGATTCAAATTGATCagtgcaattccaatcaaaatccttAATggacttttttaaatgtcaaaatttaCAAGCTGActgtaaaatttatatgaaaaatcaaGAGGTCAACACTACTCAACATACTCCTAAAAAAGGTAGAATTTGCGTAATAATATAGCATAATATTTGCATAATCATAGAGCATGTTTGCATTGTTACAAAGCACAATAACTAAAACTGCATTGCAGGTTAGACAAATTGAtcgatggaatagaatagacaggcaaggggtgcctggatggcacaagtcagttaagcggcagactcttggtttgggctcaggtcatgatctcatgatttgtgagatcaagccccgtgctgggctctgtgctgacagtgcagagcctgcttgggattctctctctgctccttctctgctttctctctctcaaaataataaacataaaaaaaaaaaaaaaaagaacagagacaaagacacatTTTGCTATCTGACAGAAGCACACTGTGTATGGAGAAAGAAAGGGATTTTCTATAGTTCTGGTTCCATCattttctatacataaaatattaaattagattcctacctcacatcatacacaaaataaattccaggtaaATTTAGGGCTTAAACGTAAAAACCAAAATTCTACATTAACAGGAAAATGTAGTATAATATTTTTCTGACCCTGGGATaatgtaagatttcttttttttttttttttaagtagacttcacacccagcacagagcccaatgtggggcttgactcatgaccccgagatcaagacctgagctgagatcaagagttggacgcttaaacgactgagccacccaggcgcctcaacattttttaacaagacagaaaaataaagatcagtaAAGTCaatcatattaaaattaagattaaTTTTAAGACAATTAAGACAATTAAGATGGACAATTAAGATGTCCATCTTaagacaacataaaaaaaataaaaagataaaacaccGAAAAATATCTACAAACTATATGATCAAAACATtggtttcataaataaaattaatacaaaaaaacttttataaatcgaaaagaaagacacaggggctcctgggtggctcagtgtcaggttgtgagtttgagccccacactgggtgtagagccaacttcaaaaaagaaaataaataaaaaacaaaaactttaaaaaaacaaaactaaataattaTTGCCttaccatacatacatacatacatatatatgtgtgtgtgtgtgtgtgtgtatacgtatatatatattttttttctttctgttatgtatttttaattttttttttccaacgtttatttattttcgggacagagagagacagagcatgaacgggggaggggcagagagagagggagacacagagtcggaaacaggctgcaggctctgagccatcagcccacagcctgacgtggggctcgaactcacggaccgcgagatcgtgacctggctgaagtcggacgcttaaccgactgcgccacccaggcgcccctgttacgtatttttttttttttaattttttttttcaacgtttatttattttttgggacagagagagacagagcatgaacgggggaggggcagagagagagggagacacagaatcggaaacaggctccaggctctgagccaacagcccagagcccgacgcggggctcaaactcacggaccgcgagattgtgacctggctgaagtcggacgcttaaccgactgcgccacccaggcgccccacctgttacgtatttttaaaagcaagaacaTGGTAAACACAACATATAGGTCAAGGGGAGACCGTGAGAAGCGAGGAAATGGAGTGAGGAAGAATTCAGTGTTTGATGCTGGTTATTGCCAAGGCATGTAGTGGCTTCAGGAgcacatatattataaaaaaaatacaaaagaaaataaagctgacCAATAGTTGCAAGTCTGTGTACCTAAAATACTTTAACTGCCACAtcctacacacacagacacacacacacacacacacacacacacacacacacacacacacacaaactgaaaacAGCACACAAGAccatcctttcttcttccccacaCCCCTACCTGCGTCCGAGCATTGAGCAGCTGCTGGAAACTCTCAACCTCTTTGCTGTCATCTGCAGCCCGCTCCTAAGGGACGACAAAGGGAAATCTCAAGTGTGGGGAGAAGCAGCCCTTCACTTCAGGATACCCTCTTCCTTCCGCATTTACTGTACTtgaccaggcactgtgccagacGCCAAGAATAAAACATGGAACAAAACCAACATCAtgtctgtcctcagggagctAACAGAGCAGTGGGGGAAGCCAAACTCTccgggtggggaggaagggagaagcagtGTCTGTACCATCAGCACACCCAGCATCATGTCGTAGTTGTTGATCAGGAACACCAGCTGCTCCTTCCTTGAGGAGAACTCAGCTGCCACCCGGAGGACAAAATTCTCCACTTCCACCTGGAAAAGTCAGAAGAAGGAGGTGACACAAGTGGAGGCAAGGGCGCACGGCCCTCCTCACACTCAGGTGGCTGCGGCAGCTGGGCTGCTGGGAAGGCTGTCCTGCCCGCCCTCACCTGTAGCTGTCCCAGCAGCTGCATCGTCCGCTCGTTGGGAATTGTCTGATTGATGCTGACAAGAGCAGAGGAGAATTCTGCATATCGGCGTGTGATCTTGGGGAGACAAAGTAGGAAGAAAATTCACACCAACCCCCTGCCCAAGTCCCTGGGAGCTGGCCAATTAACCTTTATGACTCCTACCTCCCATCCCTCTAACCAACAGTGCCCAGCTCACCCTGAGTTCACGCGCACTCCTACACTGCCCCCTCACACAGTGTGCCCAAATATCCAGCCAGGCCCACAACACAACTGGACACCTGGCCAACCCCACAGTGAGGCTAAGAGCCCTGCCTTTCAGAACCCCTTTGTTACCCTTGTCCTGTCTTACATAGTGGGGCCGAGTATCCAGCCCCCCAAGGCGCTGAGGGTCAGTGCTTCGGACACTCTGGACGTTCATCTCCAGGATCAGCTCAAACCGTGGCCAGAGCAAGGCAAGCACCTGCTCCCAGTACCTGCAGGCTTAATCAGAATCAGAGATCAGCTGGCAAGAAACAGGGGGGTCGTGAGGAGCAGTGGGtcatgtatggaattgttgaatgaCCATATTGTGCACCTGACACTAATAGAAtgctatatgttagctaactggaattaaaataaaaacttaagaagtcagtaagaaatggggggggggaggggaagagtttCTGTGGGGGGAACCCAATTAACAGCTGATGGCTGGTGGAAGCAGGACTGGTATGAAAGGTGAATCAGAAAGCAGTACTATCTCCAGGCAGATGAATGGGAGTAAGAATCAGGTATCAGGTCAGTAGCAGTCCAAAGGTCAGGGCAGGGTCATGTAAGACTATGGGTTCAAGGGCACTGGGCATCAAGGACCAGAACTCAGTGACCTGTCCAGGGCAGGAACATCCCTCTTCGCTGCAATGTTGCGGAATCGGAGAACAATGtggatacagagaaaaacagcaaTGGCATCGTAGCAGTCAGTGAGATAGGACTCCAGGTGTTTCTATGATTCAGGGACAAACAGAAGATTGGAAAAGAATGTTACTGTGTCATTCCCAGAGGCTATGGCCAAATGCATGTGCTCCTATGGGGAGGTGGcactggaaggaagggagggagaggtgtgaTCTCTCAGGAaatgctccctccttccctgtccacTGGCCACTCACAAGGTCCTGCTGCCTTGCCCATCAGGATCTATGATCACAAGCCCATCACAGCAGAATTCAGGGCTGAGCACTATTTCGGGGGCCCCTCTGTTTTCAGATGTTACTGCCTGAGTGTGGGTCAGTAGTAGGGGTAACCTCAGGACCCCAAGCTTTGAGGGTTTCATATACTCTGCGAGTACGAGATTTAGACATTTTAGAATAAGGGAATCCTGGTTTCAGTACCACCACAGCTAGGACTCCACTAAGGTGTTAAAGAGGACTGAGGACAAAGAGGTCTAAGGGCACAGGAGCTGGGGATCTCACCAGGGTCATGCTGAGTGTACGGCCCATGACAGCATTGAAGAGCTCGTGCGCAGCCGAGCCAGACACAACAAAGAATTCACAGATGAAAAGATATTCACGGCAGGAATTGTCTAGGAGGGCGTAGTGCTGGCTGCGGAAGAGGGCCTCGAAGGGATACTAGGATGGGAGGggtaaagaagagaaacagaagggatGGATCCCAACACTGACTCCCCAGAGACAGAGCTGGAAAACCATTGAGCCTGGGTAATGAGAGCTCAGGAGGCCCTTCCCATCTGACCCAAGTGCAGACTGAGAAAGAGCAACCTGAATGTGTActgaaaggaggaggggggacaaGGGGCACAAGAGAAGAACCTACCCCCACCTGCCGTTTTTATGCGTGCATTCACCTCCACAACCTGCCTCATGACATGTCATGCCCCTCAGCCAGTCTCTCCCTCTATATGCCCCAAAGTCAACAGTCTTAACCCTCCTCACATCACAGAACGCTCGGGTGACCTGAGAAGGCCACTCCCAGTTCTAAGGAAATTGATACAGGGACCTACAGAATGGGTGGCTTTGCCCAGTCTGGCCTCCCCCACCCAAGGCGCAGCGTCCCCTCGCGACAGACTCTTGTTCCTTCTCCTACCCTCTGTTCTCCCCGCTGTGCAGTGTGGGGCACCAGGATGGGGGCCTCCAGTTCAGTGGGGGAGATGACAGAGCCACGAGTCCCCAGGGTGAAGATGGTGTTCCTGCTGCGGAGGGAAGGCTTCGAGAAGAATCGTGAAGGGTCAGGGAAAATAATAAGATCACAACTGTGACATACTCAGAGACCCAGTGCCTTCAGGGACCGGAGGCAGCTAGACACAGCCTAGATGTCCCTCCTTCCCAGTACCAGGACCTCACTCTACCTGATACTTGTGAATGGGCTTCAGAGAGCTTCTATCCTCCCTGATACCAGATGCAAAACCATGTGTCAAAATGATGTGTGCCTTTTTCTGGGAAGGCCACAGCCTTCATCATATTCTCAAAGGTTTTGGttacaaagaaaaaggcaagaagcAATGCCTTTGAGGCTGAGCTGGAAGTACCCTCCCTGTCAAGGGCTAGTATGTGGGTTCCTCAGGTCTAGGATATCTTTCTTTGCTGTGTCTTCCACACCCATTAGATCATCCTTCTCAGCCACTTCCTCGtactagaaaaaagagaaaagagaactggTAACCATCTCTTCCTACAGTGATAAAAAATTTTTGTCCACTGTCCAGCCTTACCCAGAGGTGGTCCCTCTTCCCAGCCCACGTTCCTAGGaatgcctctctccctggcctcaCCTGCACCTTCATGAGCCGCCCCAGGTAAGAGCGATAATAAGACAGGTAGATCTTGCTCAGTGTTTCCACATATTCATCCCTGATCTCTTTTGCTGTTGCTCGTTCATTGCCCAGTAGAAACTGATAGAAGAACCTGGAGGGGCCAGGGATGAGTCAGTATCCCTGCCTCCCCAAGAAAGCAGACACTACAATAGGCTGCTCAACACTTCAGAGGCCATCCTGAGCCCTTCCTTCAGGTGGTGACCTGTATTTCAGCAGTGCCGTCTGGGGGATCTGATAGTTGGTCATTGGTTTTCTGAAGGAATAAATCTTCTGCAGGATGAATTCTCGGATCTTCGTCACTGCCTAGACACGGGGGACCAAACACAGGGCATGAAGCTGCAACCTTATTACTGTTCAGGAAGTGGTGGGGGAAGTACCAAATGTTAAATATTGGAGGATGAAGGATAGAGAATACCTCTtcagtatttctttaaattttcaggGGAACCCAGAGACGTGAGGATGAGCTCTGCCAGGTAAAGGTAGGGTGAAGTTTTGGGGACAAGCTACAATGAGCGCTGCCAGGGAAATCTAAGTTGAAGGTGTCAGGAAGAGTATTATCATCTCTGGGCTATCATCTCCATCTCTCACCTTGACCCGGAGCCGGTCGAGTATGCCTCTGACATCTGCACAGGCCGCTGTGCCTCTAGCCTCCTGCTCTCGGACTGCAGCTGCCTTGGCATCCAGTTCCTGTAGCTGTTCCAGGAACCTGGGCTCTGTCACTGGGGCCTCCAGAATTGCCCTGGGTAGCAGGGATGGGTGGAAGGGGTTAGGAGGGAGACCCAGACATCCCTAGACCCCAAACCGTATCCGTTATATCCACcgtctcctctcccttctcacaCTGTATCATGTAGTCAGGATACATGTACAAAGTTTTCTGTTCCTGGAacctctgcccctgctcccatGCCCATAAGCCTTGAAACTGCTCACTACCTGCCTGACCCTGGATGATTCCTAATCTTGGATGCCTAACGCATGCATCAAGATTGAAAGGGCTGTCAACCCACCCAACAGTTTCTGGAAGGCACCTGATGACATGAAGCCAGGAGACCCACGTGATAAGTAAGGTAGGTCACCCCAGCCTATCTACCTGCTACAGACATTGTGACTCTTCAAACTGGCAACTCACGTGATCAGAGCAGAGGGCACTATCAGACCATCAACAAGTTCCCCAAGTTTCCCCCGAACTGCCTGGCGGTTTCGAAGCCGAATGTTCATGGCTCCTGACTGTTCCTGCAGTGTCCGGATCTCAGAGCTGATAGAGCTGAGGTCACTCTGAAAAGCTCCCAACATCTGCTCCATGCGCTGGGGGGAAGACAGAGATGTTGCTGGAGCACCACAGGGTAGGTAGGGAACAAATGGGCCGCCTAAGTTTATTGAAGTCTTCGGTACCAGTCCACGAGGGTATCAGGTGATGAGGTAAAAAGCACCCCAAAGGTCACTGGCAAGCAACATTAGTTATGGCAGTAACAACAAGAAAGGCTGCTGGGGTCATCCTGAAAATGAATCTAACTATCCCCATCTGAGGCTGATGACCTAAAGAATGGCACCAG
Encoded proteins:
- the VPS52 gene encoding vacuolar protein sorting-associated protein 52 homolog isoform X2, with the translated sequence MAAAATMAAAARELMLRAGASDMEEEEGPLGGGPGLQEPLQLGELDISSDEFILDEVDVHIQANLEDELVKEALKTGVDLRHYSKQVELELQQIEQKSIRDYIQESENIASLHNQITACDAVLERMEQMLGAFQSDLSSISSEIRTLQEQSGAMNIRLRNRQAVRGKLGELVDGLIVPSALITAILEAPVTEPRFLEQLQELDAKAAAVREQEARGTAACADVRGILDRLRVKAVTKIREFILQKIYSFRKPMTNYQIPQTALLKYRFFYQFLLGNERATAKEIRDEYVETLSKIYLSYYRSYLGRLMKVQYEEVAEKDDLMGVEDTAKKGFFSKPSLRSRNTIFTLGTRGSVISPTELEAPILVPHTAQRGEQRKHLESYLTDCYDAIAVFLCIHIVLRFRNIAAKRDVPALDRYWEQVLALLWPRFELILEMNVQSVRSTDPQRLGGLDTRPHYITRRYAEFSSALVSINQTIPNERTMQLLGQLQVEVENFVLRVAAEFSSRKEQLVFLINNYDMMLGVLMERAADDSKEVESFQQLLNARTQEFIEELLSPPFGGLVAFVKEAEALIERGQAERLRGEEARVTQLIRGFGSSWKSSVESLSQDVMRSFTNFRNGTSIIQGALTQLIQLYHRFHRVLSQPQLRALPARAELINIHHLMVELKKHKPNF
- the VPS52 gene encoding vacuolar protein sorting-associated protein 52 homolog isoform X1; the protein is MAAAATMAAAARELMLRAGASDMEEEEGPLGGGPGLQEPLQLGELDISSDEFILDEVDVHIQANLEDELVKEALKTGVDLRHYSKQVELELQQIEQKSIRDYIQESENIASLHNQITACDAVLERMEQMLGAFQSDLSSISSEIRTLQEQSGAMNIRLRNRQAVRGKLGELVDGLIVPSALITAILEAPVTEPRFLEQLQELDAKAAAVREQEARGTAACADVRGILDRLRVKAVTKIREFILQKIYSFRKPMTNYQIPQTALLKYRFFYQFLLGNERATAKEIRDEYVETLSKIYLSYYRSYLGRLMKVQYEEVAEKDDLMGVEDTAKKGFFSKPSLRSRNTIFTLGTRGSVISPTELEAPILVPHTAQRGEQRYPFEALFRSQHYALLDNSCREYLFICEFFVVSGSAAHELFNAVMGRTLSMTLKHLESYLTDCYDAIAVFLCIHIVLRFRNIAAKRDVPALDRYWEQVLALLWPRFELILEMNVQSVRSTDPQRLGGLDTRPHYITRRYAEFSSALVSINQTIPNERTMQLLGQLQVEVENFVLRVAAEFSSRKEQLVFLINNYDMMLGVLMERAADDSKEVESFQQLLNARTQEFIEELLSPPFGGLVAFVKEAEALIERGQAERLRGEEARVTQLIRGFGSSWKSSVESLSQDVMRSFTNFRNGTSIIQGALTQLIQLYHRFHRVLSQPQLRALPARAELINIHHLMVELKKHKPNF